CTTTACTTTTCCTCCGTAAAAAATCTTTAGGGTTTTTCAATTTAATGCAAATTGAGCCTTTTACGGCTGTCCCCAGACTTCCATCACGTCTTAGCCTAAAGACTCATGTTTAGTCTTTTGCAACCCAAAGGGGACGTCCTTCCTCAAACCACTGCCAAAAGAAAACCACTGGGGCCGTGTCATTGCGAGCCACAACATCTTTGAGTCAACTCAGTCAGAATGGAGATGAACGGAGTCGTTTCAGAGTATCGAAAGAAGTGTGTTGAGTCTAAACACAACAGTTTGTGCAAGGAAGAGACGGAACCCAACGAGACCGTAGATGAAACCAAAGTGTCTCACATAGAAAAAGCCTACAGCACAATACTGGCGGAGCTCGGAGAGGACATCAACCGAGAGGGACTTCTTCGAACACCACTTCGTGCTGCCAAAGCCATGCAGTTCTTCACCAAAGGCTACAAAGAAACCCCCCAGGGTTAGTTCATCATTTACTAATGACACTTTCATTAACCGTATTCACGCTACTATTGTCAGTCTTAATAGATCATATAATAAATTACGCTATTGTTTGCTTTATTGTAAAACAATGCAGTACTCACCCTGCCTTTTTTGCAGACATCTTGAATGATGCTATCTTTGATGAGAACCATGAGGAGATGGTGATTGTCAAGGACATTGACTTGTTCTCTCTGTGTGAACATCACCTGGTTCCCTTCTTTGGCAAGGTAATTCAAGCATCACACATTTAGCAATTCAATTGTACTTTGCTAGAAGTTTTTTTTCAATAGTCTTTAAATCAGGGATGGGTATTGTTCACATCTCATGAACTGATCCTATACCAAGTCCCAGTACCTGCTCTACAGTACTACAGTGTGTGTTAATGAATatatagcggtatagctcggttggttgagcggccatgccagcaacttgagggttgcaggttcgatccccccttctgccatcctagtcactgccgttgtgtccttgggcagaacactttacccacctgctcccagtgccacccacactggtttaaatgtaacttagatattgggtttcactatgtaaagccctttgagtcactagagaaaagcgctatataaatataattcacttcacaattcacttcaaattgtttttgatagtaaaatgaatttttttattgcaacattttaaaaagagtTTATTATGATAATTGCTGTCTAGTTATTATTGTATagtgtatcttattttattatcatCATATTACCATTTGCAAGCATGACATTTAGTTGCAAGTTCAAgactttagatggcagtagtgtatagttttttggggggtttttgcaccctaaagtgtttatactgtaagtattgtacttattacgcaccaactgtttgattgtaactgacatcttagttgtggttttcattaacaaatttagaGTTGTTGAAATCACCATTTaaatttgctaatgctaatcagtagcatgtcaatagcaaaagcaatgtatattggcatcaagctagcacatttgtgGAAACGTGGAGCTTTACTTGGAGCGTTTTATGAGTCGattactttgttggcattgaaaattgcaacattacctagacgtAGTTTGGCTGAGTTTCCTTTCAGTGCTGCTGGCGTGATCGGCAAGTGTCAAAGTGCAAGGAACTGGCTGAGTCGGCAACCGGCCGTGAGGTCACACGCAACTTAGGTACCGTAAtgtggcaccgttggattttatgtGAATTGGTGCCCTAGTTCACTTGCAACTCTCTTGTGCACTTTGCTGAGTAATTTTGCGGTCATACTCAGTAAAAAAACACGGAGACTAAGTCACCCAAGCGTGGTGTTGTTTGGGTAATATATGACCACGATGAAATCCCGCAAAACAGGCATTTTTTATGAATAGTTTGTATTAAACTGAATCCTACAAAAACTGTAGTAGCACTGTACAATCTgaactgactgttttttttactgtaaaatgaagTGTAGTTAATATGAATTCTGTTCACTTTTTAGGCTCACATAGCatatcttccaaacaagaaagtGGTTGGTCTGAGCAAAATAGCAAGGTCAGACATTTTTCACTCacaaacacacttgcacactcctatttcattattttttttaatatattttccagAATTGTGGAGATCTACAGTAGGAGACTTCAAGGTAGGACTATTTTCCActtcaattaattaatttttttccaaCGCGTTTTTATTTGGGCTATATCTTTGGTTTGTGTGCAGTTCAGGAGCGTCTAACCAAGCAGATCGCTTCAGCAATCGTTGAGGCGCTGGACCCTACTGGAGTGGCGGTGGTCATCAAGGCTGTGTATGTTTTTAGCCTTTTCACCTAGACAAATTTTCTCGCACAAACACTTTGATGTAATGTAAGTGTAATGTACTTTTCTGTGTTTGTCAGTCACATGTGCATGGTGATGAGGGGTGTGCAGAAGAACAATGCAAGTACTGTGACAAGCGTCATGTTGGGAGCCTTTAATGATGACCCCATCACACGCAAGGAGTTCCTCAACCTTGCACTGTAAAACAGGCCAATCTACTCACATTCCTCACCATGACAGCGGATTACAATCCTAATAAGCAACTGAAAGATTACAATTGTGTCTTTAGCATTTTTTGTGCGGGTTTTTCTACATTGGGGAAAACAAGTTTGGTTTTCACACTTTTTACTGTCGTGTGAAGCGATCACAATCACCCAAACATCTTTCAATAATCATTTCTACACTTGAATGAAACAAAGTGGTATGTGTTATTATATTATCAAAGACAGTCTCACACATTGTGACAACCAAAGTCGGTAGGATAGGCAAAAATTTtacttgccgtatttttcggGTCATAGGGTttaccggtttataaggcgcactgctaatGAGCGGGTCCATTTTCATACACATGgcccactggattataaggcacattaaaagggtcatattataattgttcttctacatttaaaactcttccttgtggtctacataacatgtactggttagttttttcaagctgctttctgaccgtttcTTCAGGATGCGCACACCCCCAACcgcattgattggttgattgaaacttttattagtagattgcacagtgaagtacatattccgtacaattgaccactaaatggtaacacccgaataagttatttcaacttgtttaagtcggggtccaagcaTAGTCCAGGTTGGTTAGTCCTagttttcaaaaaccgaacacgatcagattaaggtgttttcaTGGGTTGcaggaggcttatttagagccaaactatttgagaaatctgaataatttagtgcatggacacgtacggtttgttgcacaggtagtttttagcacttccatagcgtgACCACtgaaagttagaactatacgctactttatattagaaatggcaacagtggaggataaaGAAAAATAAGGAGTTTACGGACTACAACGTGGACTACAATGGCAAACACGCACACATTTtttagacttatgcagatcccaaatacacatcagcatgaACCAATATGTAAGAAAAGTCGGTGTTGCATAATAGGTCAAAATAAAACGCCAGATaaagtctcctaataggtgccattttggggtccttatacagacACCatgataatacccgtatgttggagcacagtacgtctgactacgatggatgtaatgtgccgacaatccatcaagcggtgcggcgttCTAGCTTATCAAAGttgtagtaaaacattttgacagatttttgagcgctgcgtgtaatgttctatattctcaattatacatcaaagttttggtgttgcttgcttacgggtacttgctcgtgtcatttattaaacaggcgtcaacttgcagtctacacgtatcgcttatgtgttactgccatctactggttacacttattacaccatgttccACAACCATAGTTAATACATATTGCACATAATgtacactgtcgatttttgaaaaaatggAAAGATATTAAGTGTGCCTtaaagtccaaaaaatacggtacatgcaaaaccaacttttcttactaattggtagctgtttttgtttatttgggatctgcataagtcctgaaaatgagaACTCAAACCATAGAGGTATTGTGGAGATATTTAGAAAACAATCATGCCTTCCTTTATATTTCCTTCAAACGAGCCGTCCCGTCTGCCATTGTAATCcgacactgtagtcaataagctcttcTTTGTCTTTCTCTGTCCTcttattgtggggcagactggctcgtacatgcacatgcatcctccgctcttgccatttctaatacaaagtagcatataaaccacaacatggatgacggggagaagatgctgtcaaagtggaggcatgtaaataagacccgcccacaaaagggCGCATCCCAAAGAGACATTTAGAAAGAggtttgaaaatggtctgtaaaagatcatctatgcaacattttgaccaaataacctttattacatgtcatgtagaccacaaggaagtgttttaaaagtagaaaaaaagtCATAggagagcacaggtgtcaaactgaagGCCTGTAAATAATTACACGTCAattaagtactttatcttttcttacaaaatgtatacaatcttttcattttgacagaaaaaatacatgtaccaCGTGCAATAGCGAATCTTTTAGATATCAATTTAAAAGTTTAGCAAAACATGAATACCTCTCTCATTTTGCAAAGTGGACCTTGTTTTTACGGCAGTACATCAGTGAAACGCAATCATTTATGGACAtctggagggaggacttggtctCAGCCTCTGTAAGAGTGTAGTTTACGccttgctagcaagctaacaagtgtgagacgaagttgtgtgaagaataactatcattttagccaaagttggCCAGCTAAAATTagtctacatcaattcaagtactttttaaagcaaTGATGTAAAAAGGGGCACAATAACATACGCGAACCGTGcacgcgcacaaacacacacacacacacacacacacacagagacagacgCACAGACATCATAAGATTTAACATACAATCCAtcaaatagccaacattttaaggatTAATCAAAGATAAAATTCTACACATTTAGTCTATTAGAgggctaaaactgccaagagttaatcaatagtcaatataccagtgtgcagctttttaaacatcacaaaatgcctttCTTTTTGGAAAAAGTtaaattttgtgtttttttcgttttcattacttttttttaatttattttttaattacataaACCAGgttaatggttttttttagcaattggccttttttttaaatggacaacatttgaatagtcattttaatttttgtaacagctgaatgaggaGCACAgttacagtcaaaataaataattatgaaTAAATTAGTCATCTTGATTGTTTGTAAGCATATTAAAAAATAACTTAAACTGCATTTAGAAGacgatggaaaaattagagccattaactgtgtacgctttattatctgattagtcgactaatcgttaagataatcgctGACTAATTGACTATAAAAAATAAtctttagttgcagccctatactgtacacatacctattgtaaaacttacaatagATTTTACGCCCTGAATTCCGCcctgttgccaaaattttacagtaagaaaaaaactttttccagttacagtaacacactgtaaaaataacGGTGGATTGTCAGAATTTCACCGTAAAAAACATTACTGTAAAAACCACTGTAAatttgcataggcaattgtgtaatatgaGGCAAACCTtaatacatttgtgtttatatatTATTCAATAATATGAGGGCAGCCATAAGAAACAACACCCTCTAGTGGTGAGATGTAAGTGTGACAACCAACATTGTTTTTCTCTACTGTACAATTGTAATGATCCGGTAGTGGACCTTTATATTGAAGCAGAAATTGTCTGAAAACTGTATTTTTAGATACTTTTTCTCATGTTTGAATTGTGTACTTTATTGACTGAAGTATTGAAATTAAACTATGATGCGACAATCCATTTGTGTCAAGACTACATTTGTGCAATATATCGGTTGAGCTAATGAGGTACTAAAAATAACACTTGTTTGGTTGTTATTAAATAAACTGTAAataagaacatttttaaaatacatatttCAGAAATATGAAATGTGTGAGAATTTGAAGTTACATTCCtccttgtaaacactttgagatgTAATATTGATAACAGAGCAGCTTGAAAAAATTGTTTTCTGGTTTTAAAACCAAAACTTGGCATTTCATCCGCATTGGCTGGTGTATTCCCTGTGAACATTTACTACGATATcattgttctgtctacacttctgttaaaatgtaatcggCACTTATtcttccctgagtttgtaaactataacaaaaacaattttgtgataataaaatatatatatctgaacTGTATGTATGGAGcacatactgatactatactataGTATCTTTACTGTCCACCCTTGTTTACATTCTATGGCTCTAACTTAGCGCTTAGCAATGTTTTTTTCTATCCTCCAACGGtgagtagtgtagcatgtttagtttGTCCTTGTCCCCCAGTGATAACACTTGGAAGGAACATACTTTATTTTCCGCCATGGAGCCGAGGATTAGTAATTTGGaagctgcactgtggagggacgttagccactAGGGTGCTACTTTGCAGCCTTTGActtgtcactgtcaaatttgcgggacaccgTTAGCATGTgtaatcaacatgcattatcacaatgtgacaatagtattaaaagctctattgcaCCTTTAGTCTAAGCCCATATAGAAAGCTGTGTATTCCTTAAGTGGTTGGTGCCAGACAGTCAAGTAATGGGATATTTTTGATATTTCATCCGATATCTAACGAGACAGATTGTTTCTCTCTGAGGAGAGTGTGTAAATTGTGCAGAGTGACACACGTTGTACATAAAGTGATGCTTTGTCTCTCTGGTGTGCACAAACAGCCCGAACAAAAGGTGTGCGTGTGATAGAATGATCGTTGCATTGCTGTTGCTGCGGAATACATCTCATTCTTTTTAActtgtttctttttttccccttggtAGTCTTTTGTATGCTTCGTGTGAATGGCTTAGAATAAAAAATAGTGTTATGATCAGATTAAAACCAAGATTGAAGTTTTGTTCACAtaacaaaatacatatttttttctcaCAAATGACTGTTAAAGTTAACAGGTTGGGTTTTGCCAAGAATTATAGTGAATATTATCCTCAAATGCATCCATTGACTTGGAATGATCTAAAACTTTACTTTTGGGACTTAACTATCTATATGCTTGCTAAATGGTAGCATTTAGCTATTTGAAACAGTAACAGTATCATGGCATGACGTCAAATCCCGATATACTGTAACTGCTGTAGCACTTTCAGTTCATATTGCTTGGTGGTAGCATATTAATAGTTAGCATGTTGTAGTAAGGAACCATAGCGTCCAGATGTCATATTCATCGACACCACATTGACAGTGGGGGCGCTGGAAATTCGGCAGCCATCCTGAAAAGGGGCATCTACTCGTATTTCGGTAGCAGAAACGAGGAAAAATATGATGCCAAATCATTGTTCTGCATATTCTTGCTCAAATTGGTGGACTGTGGATAACCGCTcaagggggattacttttcacaattaAGAGTGAAcattactattggttgtattttgtgaatcgAAGGTTGTGCAGTATTTATGCCCACCGGCAAAATTGTTGCCAGCTACAGTAGCTATTAACTAAGCTGAAAATCAGTTTGGTATTTAGAAAGTTGtggattaaatgcgctgacacttCATTATACCAGTCAGCATATGGAGATGTCGACCGGTTCAATATGGTGACCCCACGTCTCGCCAATAGACAGTAGCGGTCGATGcgacatctatctatctatctatctatctatctatatatacagtcgcgatcaaaagtttaaatacacttgtaaagaacataatgtcatggctgtcttgagtttccaataatttctacaactcttatttgtttgtgatagagtgattggagcacatacttgttggtcacaaaaaacattcatgaagtttggttcttttatgaatttattatgggtctactgaaaatgtgaccaaatctgctaggtcaaaagtatacatacagcaatgttaatatttggttacatgtcccttcgcAAGTTTCACtgaaataaggcgcttttggaagccatccacaagcttctggttgaatttctgaccactcctcttgacaaaattggtgcagttcagctgaatttattggttttctgacatggacttgtttcttcagcattgtccacacgtttaagtcaggactttgggaaggccattctaaaaccttaattcgagcctgatttagccattcctttactacttttgaaGTGTTTACCTATAATGGAGTCATATTAGatgtctatgaaggttctcattcatccaggtcattgtcatctcagggcgttcaatgaatcgcaactggactgcttggtttgtcttggaagatgtttcgccgctcatctgagtaggcttcatcagttagtgctcatagacttacatgtatattggtcagatctagtctagcggttcGTGCCAAAACCcgaaatatttatactccaaaaccaggagggtgtgcctgggcaaggatggttttgccctatcaaagtgagaaaaacaactggtTTGATGCAAatgagcaatcctactgtcaaagccaacgacagtcattgaagtgtaatttcccctcgttagcattgaggtatcgtGTGGCAGAATggtcgctgtggatcgactactaccagtccaaaatagtcggaatcttcCACGTTAGCATTCAATTCTGCTGTAAACAAatggaatgtttctaactcctgttatttgttggaagctaaattgcagtcttttaggaattgttgaaaggacagtgttgtatgtgggagacaggtggtgtcgcagaccacctcctctgttcagggatggtttttcaaccttgacatagatggcttccctcactctttCGTAcatccctgtccagaatctgtacatttttgttctcaaaggagtgttgtttttTACTGAGGTGCATGTaaacagctgagtcttggcctgaagagttagcccgtctatgctgtgccacgtgtcggcttagtggttgttttgtttccccaatatatgaatcagtgctttcatcattacactggatagcatacaccagattgtttttgttgGTGTGgagtgtccggtctttaggatgcacgagtctctgtctcagggtgttgcctggtttgaagtgtactgggatgttggttaaaaataattttgagtttctcagatagacctgataccATTGGAATGGCAATATTTTTTGCAtctgtcacctttttcctcctcatccactctgttcgTTATTTCTGGAAAATCTTTCAGGTTTTTTGCACCAACCGCTAGACTACATTTGACAAATTTAAGTCTATGAACACGAATTATTGAAGCCTAatcgtcttccaagacaaaccaggcagtccagttgcgatcgattgaacgccctgagatgtcATATTAGATCGTTTCCAGTACTTGGTGCTATTTTGCAAGGTGCTATTCACTACTAGTGTTGTTGGCATTTCTCTAACTGCCCAGATTAGAATAGTTTAAAAGGCAAAGCACAGCTCGAGGTTTGCAACTGGTAGTAGTGGTCCACCTAAAATTGCTTATACCTGCTATTAAAGCACACAAGTAAAtttaatatttcaaaataaaagtatgaacGCTTACATAAAAGCAGTGTTTCATGCTTTAGCTTGGGGACTGTCACAATGCATCCGTGACTACATGCCATATTATCATTTTTAATgataagagaaaagttgtttttttgtttcttggaACTACCTTGCATTTCTTGTGGCTTAATAACATAACACATGGTCATCAATGACATATGACTGTCAACAGACATAGTCATAAGGCCAATTAGAAAATGATTTATTCTTATTCAGTATCTACTGTAGACTTGAAGAAAATGAAACAATTTGCagaatgttttgtgttttttaaaacaGAAATCAGTAATCTGCTGTTTATTGGTATGTTTTATTAGACGGTTAGTGCAAAAAGTGAAGGTGATTAAGGCAGGATAAACCCAGCAAGCACAAGAcataacgttgagaacttgttgaattaggtcctgatgtttaGCAACTCAAACGTAACGTtggaacatgctttttgacggcgtttaatcaatgttgggttctgacttggatttgaccattgaaattggaTCATAGCCCAACTAACAACGTGGAcaatagacatcaacgttgtgtcAATTtagaaatacaactattttgcaacgttgttcagaagtcagttttaaaaaaacatgtatgtataatcaacattgtatcaatgtcttgtgcctgctggggaaGAGGCTCGTTAAGACTCGCTTAGTCAACACAAGTCATCAGTTTAACAGAGTAGAGTTTATGGAAGCACACTTCGAAAAATATTATCTGCATCACATTAGACATTAGAACATGATGTGAGGACTTGAGTAAATGTagcttactttgaaaaaaaatcacattagaaATGACAATTGTGCAGCTTTGCAACTCGTAAAATGTAAGCAAAAACCTCAAACCGTATATAAAATGTGGAACTAAAGAAATCCAAGTCTATGCTGAACAGTATGCATTGACACAAATTattgcaaaaatatattttgtataggTCTTGCTTGTTCAAACATCCACAGCAGCGTAAATGGAAGCCTGACTTCAAATTTGCATCTTCTTGGGGACATGCAATAGCGTCGCCTCCATTTACTAAACATTGTCAGTCAGTTGGGGACCTCTAAGGCCCAAGACGCACATTGCATGTGTTCCTTATGTGATGTGCTTGTTCAATTAGGTTAGCTGTCTGAAATTAGCCAGGGAGTTTTCCACGTGTTTTAATATAATTGCATTGTTTTTGATAGCAATGTTAGAACAGGATACAAACAAAGTATACACATTTTCTCTGAAGAACTCTTTCAGCCCCATAGACTCCCATTATAACTGATATTTTGTTACAGACTGTCATTCTGGTATAATTAAGCTTTTTTCATGAAAACCAAATTAATCTCATTCTCGACTATTATAAAACCGTAAAATAGTGTTTTGGTGTCATTGCGTCAGAAAACCATGAGCAtaattctcagagctttgatTAGCGTAACTGAGTTAAACCGCTGAAATGCGATAAATTATATTGGACAGTTATAAAAGACTTGTGTGAACTTAATAAACTCAACCAAGTCTTGCTT
This is a stretch of genomic DNA from Nerophis lumbriciformis linkage group LG14, RoL_Nlum_v2.1, whole genome shotgun sequence. It encodes these proteins:
- the LOC133616539 gene encoding GTP cyclohydrolase 1 2-like: MEMNGVVSEYRKKCVESKHNSLCKEETEPNETVDETKVSHIEKAYSTILAELGEDINREGLLRTPLRAAKAMQFFTKGYKETPQDILNDAIFDENHEEMVIVKDIDLFSLCEHHLVPFFGKAHIAYLPNKKVVGLSKIARIVEIYSRRLQVQERLTKQIASAIVEALDPTGVAVVIKAVHMCMVMRGVQKNNASTVTSVMLGAFNDDPITRKEFLNLAL